From one Desulfobacterales bacterium genomic stretch:
- a CDS encoding helix-turn-helix domain-containing protein, whose translation MRKRHPNHRLVKIHRSYTVEEIANLFGIHKNTVRRWVKTGLATSDDKRPMLILGHELAAFLQARRVKNKQPCRPGEIYCVRCRAPKFPAGDMAEYSPITEKFGNLIAICPDCNSIMNRRVSLAKIWQVRGKMDITFPQAIQHIVSSPRQDVQDLQSTIGQVGAQAKENRGIQEKKQLSEAAYKLYQSNNFTPEGLQQFAQANGYDNNVMMKLVPLIREFKTWKDKGALDKLDATQKARTFESDQALNALRMENAKLQQETVKLNQIAAEREAKGILTKAEQAKIDRDIAEHKKKIAYYDSLIAKSQNGGTANTPTAAEKKLTETNARKDLEAKLTAAGFPLDEFGTTIIPSDKDGVIDPKFKAILNSSGFNIYPSDAQKTESNLFFKDKWGRGYTIGSYKGQDAQPADSAAANEAATKTDPALILDKNQLDSLTVTPEQTQTPAKTGALSNLKTEPTVETQQQDAAVKAKDMTGKRINPETRKPYSYEENLEYVMQEMGIWDKVAAARERLKARQKSGMDRVKARAMTEKEFGVKL comes from the coding sequence ATGAGAAAACGCCATCCCAACCACCGCCTTGTTAAAATTCACCGCAGCTACACGGTAGAAGAAATCGCTAATTTATTCGGTATTCATAAAAATACCGTCCGCCGATGGGTCAAGACCGGACTTGCAACCAGCGATGACAAACGCCCCATGCTGATTCTCGGTCATGAGCTGGCGGCATTTCTTCAGGCTCGCCGGGTAAAAAATAAGCAACCCTGCAGGCCGGGGGAAATCTATTGCGTTCGATGTCGCGCTCCGAAATTTCCTGCGGGCGACATGGCAGAATATTCACCCATTACCGAGAAGTTTGGCAATCTGATAGCGATTTGTCCGGACTGCAATTCCATCATGAACCGGCGTGTCAGTCTGGCCAAAATCTGGCAAGTCCGGGGAAAAATGGACATCACGTTTCCGCAAGCAATACAACACATAGTCAGTAGCCCGAGGCAGGACGTTCAGGACCTTCAGTCCACCATCGGGCAAGTCGGGGCGCAGGCAAAAGAGAACCGTGGTATTCAGGAGAAAAAACAACTCTCAGAGGCAGCTTATAAATTGTATCAGAGCAATAATTTTACCCCTGAAGGTTTACAGCAGTTCGCGCAGGCCAACGGATACGATAACAATGTGATGATGAAGCTGGTCCCCCTGATCCGTGAGTTTAAAACTTGGAAGGATAAAGGGGCGCTGGATAAACTTGACGCTACCCAAAAGGCACGGACGTTTGAATCTGATCAAGCTTTGAATGCCTTACGGATGGAAAATGCAAAGCTTCAGCAGGAGACAGTGAAGCTCAACCAGATTGCGGCAGAGCGCGAGGCAAAAGGTATTTTGACCAAGGCTGAACAGGCAAAAATCGACCGGGACATTGCCGAACATAAAAAGAAAATTGCCTATTATGATTCATTGATTGCCAAGTCTCAGAATGGCGGTACAGCCAATACCCCTACCGCAGCAGAAAAAAAGCTCACAGAGACCAACGCCAGAAAAGACCTCGAGGCAAAGCTCACAGCAGCAGGCTTTCCGCTGGATGAATTTGGAACAACCATAATCCCGTCGGATAAAGACGGGGTTATTGATCCGAAGTTTAAAGCTATTTTAAACAGCAGCGGGTTTAATATTTATCCAAGTGATGCACAAAAAACCGAATCAAATTTGTTCTTCAAGGATAAGTGGGGCCGGGGGTATACCATCGGTAGCTATAAGGGGCAGGACGCGCAACCGGCCGATAGTGCAGCCGCAAACGAGGCAGCCACAAAAACCGACCCGGCCCTTATATTGGATAAAAACCAACTCGACAGCCTGACAGTCACGCCAGAGCAGACGCAAACCCCGGCTAAAACCGGCGCACTGTCAAACTTGAAGACTGAACCTACTGTCGAAACTCAGCAGCAGGACGCGGCGGTAAAAGCTAAAGACATGACCGGAAAGCGAATAAACCCGGAAACTCGAAAGCCTTATTCTTATGAGGAAAATCTGGAGTATGTCATGCAGGAGATGGGGATTTGGGACAAGGTGGCAGCGGCCAGAGAGCGGCTCAAGGCAAGGCAGAAATCCGGCATGGACAGGGTTAAGGCGCGGGCGATGACAGAAAAAGAGTTCGGGGTTAAACTTTAA
- a CDS encoding AlpA family phage regulatory protein, whose product MTHTMLRIPTVKIQSGLSRSTIYLRIAQGLWTKPVSLGARAVGWPSDEVAAINAARIAGKTDEEVRALVAKLEAARKAAK is encoded by the coding sequence ATGACGCATACCATGCTGAGGATTCCTACCGTTAAAATTCAATCCGGGCTTTCCCGTTCCACGATCTATCTGCGCATTGCTCAAGGGCTATGGACAAAGCCGGTGAGCCTCGGGGCGCGGGCGGTGGGGTGGCCCTCCGACGAAGTAGCGGCGATCAACGCGGCACGCATTGCCGGGAAAACCGACGAAGAAGTTCGAGCCCTGGTTGCGAAGCTGGAAGCGGCTCGCAAAGCAGCGAAATAA